Within Bradymonas sediminis, the genomic segment TTCCCGGGCCGGCTGAACTCAAGATTTTACGCGACTTTTGCGTGGCGTCTTGAACACAGCGAAAGGGAGTGCGATAACGCCCGACGATCCTACCCATCGGTAGCGGTCGTCGGGCGTTTCGCGTTGGCCTTCCCCACCGCTTCGCGCCCCTATCACCCATCATTTCAACGTAAATTTTTGAAGGCATATATTATGCGCATCCAGGATATCGACGCCAAAATCAACTCCCTAAAATCCCAGGCGTTGCGCGCGCTCGACGTCCCCGAGGAGCTCATCGCAGCGGTCAACCTCGAGACGCCCCCGCAGCCCGAGATGGGCGACCGCGGCATTCCCTGCTTTAGCCTGGCGCGCCACTTCCGCAAGGCCCCGCCGATGATCGCCGAGGACCTCGTTGAATCCCTGCGCACGGTCATCGAGGGCTCGCTCAAAGACACCCCGCTCGGCCAGCTCATCGCCGAAGTCCGCCCGGTCGGCCCCTACGCCAACCTCTTCTTCGACCGCGCCGCGCTCGCCGAATTGGTCCTGAGCGAGGCGCTTGATGACCAGAAATTCGGCGCCGACACCACCGCCTCGCCCGAGCATTGGGCCTTCGAATATTCGGCGCCAAATACCAATAAGCCCCAGCACCTGGGCCACGTGCGAAACGACCTGCTCGGCTATAGCGTCGCCCAGATCACCCGCTGGGCCGGCCATAAAGTCACCCGCGTCAACCTGATCAACGACCGCGGCATTCATATCTGCAAGTCGATGCTCGCCTACCAAAAATGGGGCGACGGCGAGACCCCGGAGAGCTCGGGCATCAAAGGCGACCACCTGGTGGGCAAATATTACGTGCGCTTTAGCCAGGAGCTCGCCAAAGAATACGCGGCCTGGCTTGAGTCACCCGCGTCGGACGCGCGCTTCGAGACCTGGCAGGCCGAGCACCCCGTCGACCCCAAGGCGAAGACCCAACCCACGCCCGAGGAGCGCCGCGCCCAATTCGCCAGCGCCTATAAGGACGCGTATTTTAACCAGGACAGCGCACTCGGCGGCGACGCCCGCGCGATGCTGCTGCGCTGGGAGGCCGGCGACGCCGACACCATGGCGCTGTGGAAGATGATGAACGCCTGGGTGTTCAAGGGCTTCGACGAGACCTATGAGCGCCTGGGCATCGAGTTCGACCACACCTATTACGAATCGCAGACCTATAAATTCGGCAAGGATATCGTCCTCGACGCCCTCAAAGAGGGGCTCTTGGAGCAACTCGAAGACGGCGCGATCGTCGCCGACCTGGAGAAGCTCGGCCTCTCAGGCCAGGCGCAGGCTAAAAAAGTCCTGCTGCGCAGCGACGGCACCAGCGTCTATATGACCCAGGATATCGGCACCGCGCTCAAGCGCTTCGAGACCTATAACCTCGACAATATGGTCTATGTCGTCGGCAACGAGCAGGAATACCATTTCCAGGTCCTCTTCAAGGTCCTCGCCCTGCTCAAACCCGAGCTGGCCGGGCGCCTCTACCACCTCTCCTACGGCATGGTTGAGCTGCCCGAGGGCAAGATGAAGAGCCGCGAGGGCAAAGTCGTCGACGCCGACGACCTCATGGACCAGATGGAGGCGCTGGCCAACGAGGCCGTCCAGGAACGCTGGCCGGAGCTCAGCCCCGAAGACCTCAAGGAGCGCGCGCGCATCATCGGCATGGCCGCGCTGAAGTTCTATATCCTGGACTTCAACCCGCGCACGACGGTGAGCTTCGACCCCAAAAAGTCCATCGACTTCCAGGGACGCACCGGCCCGTATTGCCTCTATAGCTACGCGCGCATCCAGTCGATCGGGCGCAAGATGGGCGGCTGGCCGGC encodes:
- the argS gene encoding arginine--tRNA ligase, coding for MKAYIMRIQDIDAKINSLKSQALRALDVPEELIAAVNLETPPQPEMGDRGIPCFSLARHFRKAPPMIAEDLVESLRTVIEGSLKDTPLGQLIAEVRPVGPYANLFFDRAALAELVLSEALDDQKFGADTTASPEHWAFEYSAPNTNKPQHLGHVRNDLLGYSVAQITRWAGHKVTRVNLINDRGIHICKSMLAYQKWGDGETPESSGIKGDHLVGKYYVRFSQELAKEYAAWLESPASDARFETWQAEHPVDPKAKTQPTPEERRAQFASAYKDAYFNQDSALGGDARAMLLRWEAGDADTMALWKMMNAWVFKGFDETYERLGIEFDHTYYESQTYKFGKDIVLDALKEGLLEQLEDGAIVADLEKLGLSGQAQAKKVLLRSDGTSVYMTQDIGTALKRFETYNLDNMVYVVGNEQEYHFQVLFKVLALLKPELAGRLYHLSYGMVELPEGKMKSREGKVVDADDLMDQMEALANEAVQERWPELSPEDLKERARIIGMAALKFYILDFNPRTTVSFDPKKSIDFQGRTGPYCLYSYARIQSIGRKMGGWPAHTGEARDACLRALQTDLEFALIRHLQDWPTLAARSAADLDPSKISEYLFRLCKSFSTLYNDDAHKIVDIEDAQRRDALLYLAQAVAQTLQKGLNLLGIETLEEM